The following are from one region of the Andrena cerasifolii isolate SP2316 chromosome 1, iyAndCera1_principal, whole genome shotgun sequence genome:
- the Csul gene encoding protein arginine N-methyltransferase 5: MTKQRPVSCGLDFCAVPDLSDCLLTANSSKYEFICVPLVHPLFKREFVCASEARSGPFTRPDLVLCTSDWNNLIIGKLSPHIKVDSKNPIIKRNSEKALLQELALASHLGLVGVTFRLMRGIEHNANLARIICKKVTSLCTLQVWIQIPMENPVKQAYSYREQECNSVESPWEWWNAFRIICDYDRTLCVALIVSHDLPEEEEIDRWLGEPVKCLILPTTLFITNKKGYPVLSKAHKSLIKKFSALKVQFILTGANRYQNITYYHNYLEYLWKGCQENDPVDQYARGYEDYLQWPLQPLMDNLESQTYEVFERDPIKYTQYQTAIYEAIVGITSKTEDKDTKIVIMVVGAGRGPLVHASLNAAEMANAQIKVYAVEKNPNAVLTLQALERDMWEGKVTVVSCDMREWNAPEKADILISELLGSFGDNELSPECLDGVQKFLKDDGISIPSSYTSYIAPVQSSKLYNEVRQCRDKGKYFMAHFETSYVVHLQNKYDIAKPQPLFTFKHPNRESTIDNSRYEIKTFDVQENCVLHGFSGYFNTILYKNVTLSIEPSTHSPGMFSWFPIFFPIKEPVQVKAGDQIVVHFWRQCSSKKVWYEWCLSKPIPIPIHNPNGRSYTIGL; this comes from the exons ATGACAAAGCAGAGGCCTGTTTCATGCGGTCTTGATTTTTGTGCAGTGCCGGACTTAAGTGATTGCCTTTTAACAGCAAATTCATCAAA ATATGAATTCATATGCGTTCCACTCGTTCACCCATTATTCAAGAGGGAATTCGTCTGCGCCTCAGAAGCTCGTTCCGGTCCGTTTACCAGACCAGACTTAGTATTATGCACTTCCG ATTGGAACAACTTGATTATCGGTAAACTATCGCCACACATTAAAGTGGATTCGAAGAATCCTATTATAAAAAGAAACAGCGAGAAAGCTTTACTCCAAGAATTAGCGTTAGCGAGTCACTTGGGCCTTGTAGGAGTGACTTTTAGGTTGATGCGAGGGATAGAGCACAATGCCAATCTCGCTAGAATTATCTGTAAGAAAGTAACGAGCTTGTGTACTTTACAG GTTTGGATACAAATACCTATGGAAAACCCAGTTAAACAAGCTTATTCTTACAGAGAACAAGAGTGTAATTCAGTAGAGAGTCCTTGGGAATGGTGGAATGCCTTTAGAATAATATGCGATTATGATAGGACGTTATGCGTCGCGTTAATTGTAAGCCACGATCTTCCCGAAGAAGAAGAG ATTGATAGATGGCTAGGGGAACCAGTGAAATGCCTGATTCTACCGACCACATTGTTTATTACGAACAAGAAAGGATATCCCGTGTTAAGCAAAGCGCACAAGTCactaataaagaaattttccgCCTTGAAAGTACAATTTATACTTACAGGAGCGAATCGGTATcaaaatattacttattatcaTAATTATCTGGAATATCTGTGGAAG GGGTGTCAAGAAAATGACCCGGTCGACCAATACGCTCGTGGCTACGAAGACTACTTACAATGGCCTTTGCAACCACTTATGGACAATCTTGAATCTCAGACGTACGAAGTATTTGAAAGGGATCCTATTAAGTACACTCAGTATCAAACAGCCATCTACGAAGCGATCGTTGGAATCACATCCAAGACAGAAGATAAAGATACGAAAAT AGTAATAATGGTGGTCGGTGCAGGAAGAGGACCACTTGTTCACGCATCCTTAAACGCAGCAGAAATGGCAAATGCGCAAATCAAAGTGTACGCCGTAGAAAAGAATCCGAATGCAGTATTAAC CTTACAGGCTCTGGAAAGAGACATGTGGGAAGGCAAGGTGACAGTAGTATCCTGTGATATGAGAGAGTGGAATGCTCCCGAGAAAGCTGATATCCTGATATCCGAgttactcggttctttcggcgaCAATGAGCTCTCTCCCGAGTGTTTGGATGGGGTTCAGAAATTTTTGAAAG ACGATGGCATAAGCATACCGTCATCGTATACATCGTACATTGCACCTGTACAATCTTCGAAACTGTATAACGAAGTAAGGCAGTGCAGAGACAAAGGCAAATATTTCATGGCTCATTTTGAAACATCGTATGTGGTTCATCTACAAAACAAATACGACATAGCAAAACCACAGCCACTGTTTACGTTCAAACATCCGAACAGAG AAAGTACCATTGATAATTCAAGATACGAGATAAAAACATTCGATGTACAAGAAAATTGCGTGTTACATGGTTTCTCCGgatattttaatacaattttgtacaaaaatgtgACACTGAGCATAGAGCCCAGTACGCATAGCCCCGGAATGTTTAGCTGGTTCCCAATTTTTTTCCCAATTAAG GAACCAGTGCAGGTAAAAGCAGGGGATCAAATAGTTGTTCATTTTTGGCGTCAATGTAGCTCTAAGAAAGTCTGGTACGAGTGGTGCCTTAGCAAGCCTATTCCAATACCTATTCACAATCCTAATGGCCGTTCTTATACTATCGGTTTATAA
- the Ppl gene encoding glycine cleavage system H protein, mitochondrial, whose translation MAKLVAQMVKCTARTISCSPRENLLALPISKVSLSVSRSIAMSPCLRAERLYTEKHEWITVDGKVGIVGISSYAQEALGDVVYAQLPNVGSVIEKEAECGALESVKAASELFSPVSGKVVEKNDAVEQTPSLVNTSCYEKGWLFKVELTNLDEVKNLMDEKAYNLYLKSDPH comes from the exons ATGGCAAAGTTAGTTGCACAAATGGTGAAATGTACCGCGAGAACGATCTCGTGCAGTCCGAGGGAAAATCTACTCGCCCTTCCGATTTCGAAAGTGTCGCTGAGTGTTTCCCGTTCTATCGCTATGAGCCCGTGCCTCAGAGCCG AAAGGTTGTACACAGAGAAACACGAATGGATAACTGTCGACGGTAAAGTGGGTATAGTTGGAATATCGAGTTACGCGCAGGAAGCACTGGGTGATGTCGTTTATGCCCAGCTTCCGAACGTTGGATCTGTAATAGAAAAGGAAG CTGAATGCGGGGCGTTAGAATCGGTGAAGGCTGCTTCGGAGTTGTTTAGTCCTGTCAGTGGGAAGGTGGTGGAAAAGAATGACGCTGTCGAACAAACACCCAGTTTAGTTAATACGTCCTGTTACGAAAAAGGATGGTTGTTTAAAGTAGAATTAACCAATCTGGATGAAGTAAAGAATCTAATGGACGAGAAAGCGTATAATCTGTATTTAAAGTCCGACCCTCACTAA